In one Magallana gigas chromosome 9, xbMagGiga1.1, whole genome shotgun sequence genomic region, the following are encoded:
- the LOC117692078 gene encoding lithostathine-1, translating into MNNTKMKGELPELLAMSTSILIVIILQYSAVAAGNLYFLSERLDGKIKTPPDSNTQVAVSLLQCSALASQQNLPGISYNTVSQACYMYLTCLQVSDGSLIQENGWRHYCTDSVPEAFSPMACHYKLLSGTMGWIEAKAECIRNSGYLLEIHSEEEANFVETNIFDTGSCTGSIYWLGGLKNSSKVTWVTSKSDVPVLPEQGYSKWSTHEPTLDVTGFDCMLWVFTGWKVYTCNEPKCTICKADDCIY; encoded by the exons ATGAATAATACGAAAATGAAGGGAGAGTTACCAGAACTCCTGGCGATGTCTACTAgtattttaattgtaattatTCTACAATATTCGGCCGTGGCAGCaggaaatttgtattttttgagCGAAAGACTGGACGGCAAAATCAAAACACCACCCGATTCCAACACCCAAGTAGCGGTGTCCTTATTGCAGTGTTCAGCACTCGCGAGCCAACAGAATCTTCCCGGGATATCGTACAACACTGTATCCCAAGCATGTTATATGTATCTTACCTGTCTACAGGTGAGTGATGGAAGCCTCATCCAGGAAAACGGGTGGAGACATTACTGCACTGACTCCGTTCCAGAGG cttTCAGTCCAATGGCATGTCATTACAAACTTCTATCGGGAACAATGGGATGGATAGAAGCCAAG gCAGAATGCATTCGAAACAGTGGGTACTTACTTGAGATTCACAGCGAAGAGGAAGCGAACTTCGTGGAGACAAATATATTcg ATACAGGATCCTGCACCGGCTCTATTTATTGGTTAGGCGGATTGAAAAACAGCTCAAAGGTCACGTGGGTTACCAGCAAATCAGATGTTCCTGTCCTACCAGAACAAGGCTACTCAAAGTGGTCCACGCATGAGCCGACTCTTGATGTCACAGGTTTCGACTGCATGCTTTGGGTGTTCACTGGATGGAAGGTCTATACATGTAACGAACCCAAGTGTACGATTTGCAAAGCTGATGACTGTATCTACTAG
- the LOC105343984 gene encoding chromatin assembly factor 1 subunit B, which produces MKVTTPEISWHERDPVYSADFQPGTHSIQRIVTAGVDKYARIWKVSVEPDGKCCVEFLSNLKRHSKSVNVCRFSPDGEYLATAGDDEVVIIWKLSDASVNPGNLFQDEDEDNKENWVACKIFRGHLAEIYDLCWSSDGKKLVSGSMDNTAIVWDVVKEQRVALFNEHKSFVQGVAMDPQNEYVATMSTDRSCRIFNVSSKNCIYNVSKMSLPVPKNTEGTPETKPKSFRMFHDDTMRSFFRRLCFSPDGEILIVPAGCMELGENKIINSTYLMSRHCLNKPAAYLPSPQKITVCVRCCPCYFKLRSSTEDSPDHSNNNKKEWEKCRSLFALPYRMVFAVGTEDAVLLYDTQQQSPFAYISNIHYHQLSDLAWSPDGRTLLISSTDGYCTFIRFGEDELGELYTEVKVADNSEVKEEKMTAEKSSPTASSVSSKSEEPVIIMDTDTSSGDLNLILETTNDATSPVITEHNQKDSENSAKTDSINAKGAKTPSGMETTPSGNRKSEARQGNSSTPTGVKTVPEAGSKGTPSGQPRRIQFITLSNGKAS; this is translated from the exons ATGAAGGTAACGACTCCAGAGATATCCTGGCACGAGCGAGACCCAGTGTACAGTGCAGATTTCCAACCTGGAACACACAGCATACAGAGAATTGTCACCGCTGGAGTCGACAAATACGCTAGA ATTTGGAAAGTGAGCGTAGAACCAGACGGAAAATGTTGTGTGGAGTTTCTCTCCAACTTGAAACGACActccaagtctgtcaatgtctGCAGATTTTCTCCTGATG GAGAATATTTAGCAACAGCAGGAGATG ATGAAGTAGTCATTATATGGAAATTAAGCGACGCCTCTGTAAATCCAGGAAATCTCTTTCAAGATGAAGATGAGGATAATAAAGAAAACTGGGTGGCTTGCAAAATTTTCAG AGGCCACTTAGCTGAGATATACGACTTGTGTTGGTCTTCAGATGGCAAGAAATTGGTGTCAGGCTCCATGGACAACACTGCCATTGTGTGGGATGTTGTCAAAG aacaaAGGGTTGCTCTGTTCAATGAACATAAAAGTTTTGTACAGGGAGTGGCCATGGACCCCCAGAATGAATATGTTGCCACCATGAGCACTGACAG GTCATGTAGAATATTCAATGTCTCCAGTAAAAACTGTATATACAATGTTTCCAAGATGTCTCTTCCTGTTCCTAAAAACACAGAGGGCACTCCCGAAACGAAGCCAAAGTCTTTCCGCATGTTTCATGACGACACAATGAGGTCGTTTTTCAGACGTTTGTGTTTCTCGCCGGACGGTGAGATTTTAATAGTACCAGCGGGCTGTATGGAGCTAGGAGAGAATAAAATCATCAACTCCACTTATCTCATGTCTAGGCATTGTCTAAACAA acCAGCAGCCTACCTGCCAAGTCCTCAAAAAATAACTGTGTGTGTGAGATGTTGTCCGTGTTATTTCAAACTCAGGAGTAGCACTGAGGACTCGCCAG atcACTCAAATAACAACAAGAAGGAATGGGAAAAGTGCAGGTCATTATTTGC ACTGCCCTACAGAATGGTGTTTGCTGTGGGTACAGAAGATGCAGTATTGCTGTATGACACACAGCAACAATCTCCGTTTGCCTACATCAGTAATATACACTACCACCAACTCAGTGACCTTGCATG GAGTCCAGATGGGAGAACTCTGTTGATCAGCTCCACTGATGGATATTGTACTTTCATAAGGTTCGGGGAGGACGAACTCGGGGAGCTCTACACAGAGGTGAAAGTAGCAGATAACTCAGAAgtcaaagaagagaaaatgaCAGCAGAAAAATCCAGCCCTACTGCTTCTTCAGTAAGCTCAAAG TCTGAGGAACCAGTTATTATCATGGACACGGACACAAGTAGCGGGGACCTTAACCTGATCCTGGAGACCACCAATGATGCTACCTCTCCTGTCATTACTGAACACAACCAAAAAGACTCTGAAAATAGTGCCAAAACGGACTCTATTAATGCGAAAGGTGCTAAGACTCCATCTGGCATGGAGACCACCCCTTCAGGGAATAGGAAGTCAGAGGCAAGGCAGGGAAACTCTTCCACACCCACGGGGGTGAAAACTGTCCCTGAGGCCGGGTCCAAAGGCACCCCCTCAGGCCAGCCCAGGAGGATTCAGTTTATAACGCTGTCCAATGGGAAAGCATCTTGA